One Misgurnus anguillicaudatus chromosome 22, ASM2758022v2, whole genome shotgun sequence DNA segment encodes these proteins:
- the LOC129439325 gene encoding leukocyte cysteine proteinase inhibitor 1-like: MGNSKAMVNAVWSPERDATPEIQEICDKMKPDACSSAGVIFDDFTAIKYIFQFDNEAQEMKYSIRVHVASGKYLHLEVTESPSKELKFIGCLYP; encoded by the exons ATGGGTAACAGTAAAG CAATGGTAAACGCTGTTTGGAGTCCTGAAAGGGATGCAACTCCAGAGATCCAGGAGATCTGTGATAAG atgaAGCCAGATGCCTGCAGTTCTGCAGGTGTGATCTTTGATGATTTCACTgccataaaatacatttttcaatttGATAATGAAGCACAAGAAATGAAGTACTCAATCAGA gtgcATGTAGCAAGTGGCAAGTACCTACATTTGGAGGTGACTGAATCTCCTTCAAAGGAACTGAAGTTCATTGGTTGTCTGTACCCTTAA